From the Bradyrhizobium ontarionense genome, the window CCGGCCTCGCCTTCGAGGAACAGCGGCCGGCCCATGCGCAGCGACAGATAGGTCACTGTTGCCAGCGCCCGCTCGGCCAGATAGCCGCGCGACGACAACAATTCGAGCATCGCATCGACCGATGCTGGCAGCGCTACAGCACTCATGGGCGAGACCGCCTTCCCTGACCGCGCACGCCCGTCACGAAGCCGGAGCCTCGGGCTCAGCGGCGCCCTCCGATGCGGGGGATGCCTTGGCGCCGGAATTCGCGGCATCGACCGCGCGCCGCGCCAGCACCCCGATCAGGTGAGCGCGATATTCGGCGCTGCCGTGGATGTCGCTGTTGAGGCCTTCCGCCGAGACGGGAATGCCCTCCAGCACCTTCGGCGAGAAGCGCTTCTGCAGCGCCTCCTCGAACGCGGTGACGCGGAACACGCCATTGCCTCCGGCGCCGGTCACTGCGACGCGCACGTCCGACGGACGGCGCGCAACGAACACGCCGACCAGCGCGTAGCGCGAAGCCTGGTTGCGGAACTTCACATAGGCGGCCTTCTTCGCCAGCGGGAAGCTCACCTTGGTGATGATCTCGTCCGGCTCCAGCGCGGTCGTGAACAGCCCCAAGAAGAACTCCTCGGCCTTCAGCTTGCGCTTGTTGGTGACGATGGTGGCGCCGAGCGCGAGACAGGCCGCCGGATAGTCCGCAGTCGGATCGTTGTTGGCGATCGAGCCGCCGATCGTCCCGCGGTGACGCACCGCGGGATCGCCGATCAGGCTTGCCAGATGAGCGAGCGCGGGAATCGCCTCGCCGACAGCAGGTGAATTTGCCACCTCGGCGTGACGCGCCATGGCGCCGATCACCAGGTTGCGGCCTTTGATCTCGATGCCGCCGATCCCCTCGACCTGGGAGAGGTCGACCAGATGCGGCGGGCTGGCGAGCCGCTGCTTCATGACCGGCACCAGCGTATGACCGCCCGCGATCAGCTTGGCGTCCTCGTTCTTGACCAGGAGGTTGGCGGCTTGCCGCACGGTGGCGGGACGATGATATTTAAATTCGTACATGGGATTGTCCTGTCCGCGGCGGGCCGACTTACGCGAGGTCCGAGTTCGCCATCGCCTTGGCGCCGGCGGCGATCGACTGCACGATGTTCTGATATCCGGTGCAGCGGCAGAGATTGCCTTCCAGCTCCTCGCGGATGGTCTCTTCGCTGAGCTCGTGCCCCTTGCGATGGACGAGGTCGACCGCCGTCATGATCATGCCGGGCGTGCAGAAGCCACACTGCAGACCGTGGTGCTCGCGGAAGGCCTCCTGCATCGGATGCAGCGGCGCACCGTCGGCCGCAAGCCCCTCGATGGTCCTGACCTCGTGGCCGTCGGCCATCACGGCCAGCGTCGTGCAGGACTTCACGGCCTTGCCGTCGAGATGAACCACACAGGCGCCGCATTGCGAGGTGTCGCAGCCGACATGCGTGCCGGTCAGGCGCAGATTTTCGCGCAGGAACTGCACGAGCAGCGTCCGCGGATCGACGTTCGCCGTGACGGGATTACCGTTCACAATCAGGGAAATCTTGGCCATTCATGACTCTCTATTATCCGCGCCACGGCATTGCACCGCAGCACAGCCCAGCAAAATCAGTCGAAAACCATCATATGGGCCCTCCCGGCAGCGGGCAACCAGCCGGGTGGGTCCCTATGAACGTGTCCAGTGAGCTTACCCCTGCACGGCCTTCGCGAAGTTCGCAAAGAACTCGTCAGCAAGCTTCTTGGCCGTGCCGTTGATCAGGCGCTGGCCGAGCTGCGCGAGCTTGCCGCCGATCTGCGCCTCGACATTGTAGGTCAGCAGCGTCCCGCCATCCTTGTCTGTCAGCGCGACGGTCGCGCCCCCCTTGGCGAAGCCGGCCACGCCGCCCTCGCCCTCGCCTGAAATCTTGTAGCCGTTGGGCGGATCGAGATCGCTCAGGGTCACCTTGCCCTTGAAGCGCGCAGACACCGGGCCGACCTTCATCTTGGCCACCGCGCGCAACCCGCCATCCTCGGTTCGCTCGAGTTCCTCGCAGCCGGGGATGCAGGTCTTGAGGACCTCCGGATCATTCAGCTTGGCCCAGACCGACTCTCGCGGAGCCGCCAGTTGGACCTCGCCCGTCATCGTCATTGCCATATGCATCTCCCCCGGATTGGCGCGGTTAGAGGCATTCAAGTAAAGCACCGAACGCCCAAAAGGAAGGGCGAGCAGCGCCCGGAAGCGTTGCAGAAAAGCTGGAGCACTGCAGCATTGCGGTCCACAGCCGTACGGGTTTTGATTGGCAGACGGCGACGGCAATGGTTAGTTCGCCACGGAATCTGCACGATTCGTGCGGCGGTCACCGCCTGCAACGAGGATCTCGCCCATGCCGATGATCGATGCCGACGGTTGCCTCTTGAATGTCACCGTCGAGGGCCGCGACGGCGGGCCGACCCTGATGCTGTCGAACTCGCTTGGCTCGACCCTGCAGATGTGGGAGCCGCAGATGCGCGCCTTCACGCAGGTTTTCCGCGTCATCCGTTATGATCGCCGCGGCCACGGCAAGTCGACCGTGCCGCCCGGCCCCTACTCCATCGCGCGCTTCGGCCGCGATGCGCTGGCCATTCTCGATGATCTCAATATCGAGAAGGTGCACTGGTGCGGCATATCGATGGGCGGGATGGTCGGCCAGTGGCTCGCGGCGCATGCCCCCGAACGTATCGGCAAGATCGTGCTCGCCAATACCACCTGCTACTACCCCGATCCGTCGATCTGGGACGCACGCATCAAGGCGGTCCAGGAAAGCGGTCTCGCCGGAATCGCTGATACGGTCATCGCCGGCTGGCTGACGCAGGAATTCCGCGATCGCAATCCCGACGTGGCCGACCGCATGAAGGCGATGCTGCTGGCGACGCCGGTCGAGGGTTATCTCGCCTGCTGCGAGGCATTGAGCCAGCTCGACCTGCGCGAAGACCTGGCTGACATCAAGAGCCCGACCCTTGTCATTGCGGGCCGCTACGACAAGTCGACGCCGATCGCGATGGCCGAAGCGATTCGCAGCCGGATCCTCGGCGCCAGCATGACCATCCTCGATGCTGCGCACATCTCGAACGTGGAAGCGGCGGGCCAGTTCAACGACGCGGCGCTCGGCTTTTTGACCCAGCGCTAATCGCGCCCGCGATTCGACGCTCGCCCGGCGAGCGATCGGAGCTTTACGCTTGCTGCGCCTGCCCGCTCGGGGCCGCCGTGGGCTCGACGCGCTTCGGCGAAACGAACCCGTGCGATGACGCGACGGTCTGCGTCGCCGGATTCTCCACCAGCATCACGATGGCCGTGCCGAGCAGCATCAGAAGCTCGGTGGCGTGCAGCCGCAGCGCCTCCGTTTCTCCGACCTTCGCGGCCATGATCATGCTGAAGAAGCTGAGCACGCTGCCGAGGCCGAGCGCGATCGATAGTGCTTCAACGTAGCCCGACACCTTTCGTACCCGCGGCACGCTGATCAGCACCAGGAACATCGCGAAGAAGCCTGCGACAGTCAGCCGCGCCAGCGCGAGCAGCCAAGCCGCACGGACCGTCTCGACCCCTGAGAGGTGCATGTGGTCGCTGACGAACAGCGCAACCGCGATGTTCGGACGCTCGAACAGTCCCTGGACGGGCGAGACCATGATGTGGAAGGCGATGATGGTCCAGGCAGGCACGAAATAGAACGCCAGCAGGACGCCGTTGAAGCAGCTCAGCCGCCAATTCTTGATCATGCAGTTCTTGATCATGTCACGCCGCCTTTACATCCCACCAACCGCCCGTCCGGCAGGTTCCGAAGGAGGTAACGCGCGACAAATGCCCTGGGCAATTTAAACCCTTTGTTTACCTTAACAGGGCGCGGGACCGCCGGCGTCGGGTATCCGGCCCGGCCTCCCCGAGGTCGTCAGGAAGCACCCGGACACCCCTGCCGGCAGGTCGGGACATGTCGATGTAGCGATCCCGCTCGGGATTCTGGTGACCTTGGTCCTTGTCCGTCGAGCTCCTCATGAGGATCTCCTTCGTGACGGCATACAACCAACGCGGGAACACCTCCCGACCCCGGACACTATGTTCCCCAGCGGTCATTTGATGGCGATTGCCGGCCCCGAGGAAGGCAGGGGAACCGCGCCATCAAAGGAGGCGGGATAAGCCCGCAATTGCGGCAGTGCACGCTGTTGCCGCGCCCTGTTCCTACCTGTTAGTACTTGACCACGCGTCGCCTCCGGCCGCGGGTGCAGCTCCAGGCATGCCAGCACTCGTCCCCCCGAAGGCCCCCGCCGCGTTGCGAACCACTATCGGCAGTCCATGGATTATTTCGCGCAGCAGCTCATCAACGGCCTCGTCCTCGGCTCGATCTACGGCCTCATCGCCATCGGTTATACGATGGTCTATGGCATCGTCGGCATGATCAATTTCGCGCATGGCGACATCTTCATGATCGGCGGCTTCATCGCACTGATCTCCTTCCTGATCCTGGTGTCGATGGGCCTGACGGTGGTTCCCGTCATTCTGCTGATCGTGCTGCTGGTCTCCATGGCGATCACGGCGCTCTATGGCTGGACGGTGGAGCGCATCGCCTACCGTCCGCTGCGGCACTCGTTCCGTCTGGCGCCGATGCTCTCCGCCATCGGCATGTCGTTCGTGCTCACCAACTATTCGCAGGTCTCGCAGGGCGCGCGCGTCAAGCCGGTGCCGCCGATCATCACCGGCGGCTACACGCTGCACGAGGGCGCGAGCGGCTTCGTGGTGCAGCTCTCCAACGTCCAGATCGTGGTGGTGATCACCACCATCGTGCTGCTCCTGCTGTTCACCTGGCTGGTGTCGCGCACACGGCTCGGCCGCGACATGCGCGCCTGCGAGCAGGATCAGACCATGGCCGCGCTGCTCGGCGTCGACGTCGACCGTACCATCTCGATGACCTTCGTGATCGGCGCCGCGCTCGCGGCCGTCGCCGGCATGATGTACCTGCTCTATTATGGCCTCGTCGATTTCTTCATGGGCTTCGTCGCGGGCATCAAGGCGTTCACGGCCGCCGTGCTCGGCGGCATCGGCTCACTGCCCGGCGCCATGCTGGGAGGCCTTGCGATCGGATTGATCGAGACGTTCTGGTCGGCCTATTTCTCCGTCGAGTACAAGGACGTCGCGGCGTTCTCGATCCTGATCGTGGTGCTGATCTTCCTTCCGACCGGCCTGCTGGGCCGGCCGGAAGTCGAAAAAGTCTGACGACGGAGCCCGTGTGAGCGCGTCAATTCCCGCTTCCTCGAAAGGCTCCGAACCGGTCGGAGTCGCATTCATCCTCAGGAAGGCCTTCCTCAGCGCGCTGGTGGCGCTCGGCCTGTTCTCGCTGATGATCGGCGTCCGCACCGAAGCGGGCCAGAGCGGCCAGCTGGAATACTGGACCCGCTTCGGCGACCTCGCGAGCCTGGTCGGCGCTGTGTTCGTCGGCTCGATCGTGGTCGAGTTGCTGCGGATGTGGCTTGGCCCGCGCGGCGGCCTCGGCAGCTTCGTTCCGCAATCGGTCCATAGCGGGCTGTCCGTCGCCGGGCGCTATCTCGCGCCGGCGCTTTTGATCTTCGCCTTGCTCGTGCCGGTCATTTTCTACAATCAGCGCTACATTCTGGATCTCGGTATTCTGGTTCTCACCTACGTGATGCTGGGCTGGGGCCTCAACGTCGTGGTCGGGCTCGCCGGCCTGCTCGACCTCGGCTACGTCGCCTTCTATGCGGTCGGCGCCTATTCCTACGGGCTGCTGTCGACCACCTTCGGCCTGTCGTTCTGGGTCTGCCTGCCGCTCGCCGGCATTCTCGCCGCGTTCTGGGGCGTGCTGCTCGGCTTCCCCGTGCTGCGCCTGCGCGGCGATTATCTCGCCATCGTCACCTTGGCCTTCGGCGAGATCATCCGCCTCGTGCTGATCAACTGGCAGGACGTGACCGGCGGTCCCAACGGCGTCTCCGGCATCCCGCGCCCGAGCCTGTTCGGCATTCCGCTGACCCCCGGCCCCGACGGCCTTGCCGCCCTGCTCGGCATTCCGTTCTCGCCGACGCATCGCATCGTCTTCCTGTTCTACCTGATCCTGGCGCTGGCGCTGCTCACCAACTGGGTCACGATCCGGCTGCGTCGCCTGCCGATCGGCCGGGCCTGGGAAGCCCTGCGCGAGGATGAGGTCGCCTGCCGCGCGCTGGGCATCAACACCACCACGACCAAGCTGACGGCGTTTGCCACGGGCGCCATGTTCGGCGGTTTTGCCGGCGCCTTCTTTGCCACACGTCAGGGCTTCATCAGCCCTGAATCCTTCACTTTCCAGGAATCGGCCCTGGTGCTCGCCATCGTCGTGCTCGGCGGCATGGGATCACAGCTCGGCGTTGCGCTGTCGGCGCTGGCCATGATCGGCGGCTTCGAGCTGTTCCGCAGCCTCGAGGTCTATCGCATGCTCGTGTTCGGCCTCGCCATGGTGCTGGTGATGATCTGGCGCCCACGCGGCATCGTCGGCCATCGTGCGCCGACCGTTTTTCTCGAGAAGTCCAAGGCCATCTCCTCGGACCTCGTCAAGGAAGGCCACGGATGAACTCCGCCCCTATCCTCGCGCTCGAAAATCTCACCATGCGCTTCGGCGGCATCGTCGCCGTCAACGCGCTGTCGTTCGTCGCCGGCCGCGAGCAGATCACCGCGCTGATCGGTCCCAACGGCGCCGGCAAGACCACCGTGTTCAACTGCATCACGGGATTTTACAAGCCGACCTCGGGCATCATTCGCCTGACGCATGACGACGGCGCGCAGTATGAGATGCAGAAGCTCAAGGACTTCAACATCTCCAAACAGGCCAAGGTGGCGCGCACCTTCCAGAACATCCGTCTGTTTCCAGGCATGACGGCGCTGGAGAACCTGATGGTCGCCCAGCATAACGCCTTGATGCGCGCGTCCGGCCTGACTTTCCTCGGGCTCCTCGGCGTTCCATCCTGGCGCGCGGCGGAGCGGAGCGCGATCGACGCAGCCGTGTTCTGGCTGAAACGCGTCGGGCTGATTGACCGCGCCGATGAAGCTGCCGGCAATCTCGCCTACGGCGACCAGCGGCGGCTGGAGATCGCGCGGGCGATGTGCACCTCTCCCGCCCTGCTCTGCCTCGACGAACCGGCCGCAGGCCTCAACGCACGCGAGAGCGGCGCCTTGAGCGAGCTGCTGCTGTCGATCCGGGCGGACCACGGCACGTCGATCCTCCTGATCGAGCACGACATGAGCGTCGTGATGGAAATCTCGGACCGAATCGTCGTGATGGATTACGGCGTCAAGATCGCGGAAGGGACGCCACGCGAAATTCGCGACAACCCGAAGGTCATTGCCGCCTATCTC encodes:
- a CDS encoding ABC transporter ATP-binding protein, yielding MNSAPILALENLTMRFGGIVAVNALSFVAGREQITALIGPNGAGKTTVFNCITGFYKPTSGIIRLTHDDGAQYEMQKLKDFNISKQAKVARTFQNIRLFPGMTALENLMVAQHNALMRASGLTFLGLLGVPSWRAAERSAIDAAVFWLKRVGLIDRADEAAGNLAYGDQRRLEIARAMCTSPALLCLDEPAAGLNARESGALSELLLSIRADHGTSILLIEHDMSVVMEISDRIVVMDYGVKIAEGTPREIRDNPKVIAAYLGTDEEEAVAVMEAEA
- a CDS encoding (2Fe-2S)-binding protein; this encodes MAKISLIVNGNPVTANVDPRTLLVQFLRENLRLTGTHVGCDTSQCGACVVHLDGKAVKSCTTLAVMADGHEVRTIEGLAADGAPLHPMQEAFREHHGLQCGFCTPGMIMTAVDLVHRKGHELSEETIREELEGNLCRCTGYQNIVQSIAAGAKAMANSDLA
- a CDS encoding CoxG family protein; this encodes MAMTMTGEVQLAAPRESVWAKLNDPEVLKTCIPGCEELERTEDGGLRAVAKMKVGPVSARFKGKVTLSDLDPPNGYKISGEGEGGVAGFAKGGATVALTDKDGGTLLTYNVEAQIGGKLAQLGQRLINGTAKKLADEFFANFAKAVQG
- a CDS encoding FAD binding domain-containing protein, with the translated sequence MYEFKYHRPATVRQAANLLVKNEDAKLIAGGHTLVPVMKQRLASPPHLVDLSQVEGIGGIEIKGRNLVIGAMARHAEVANSPAVGEAIPALAHLASLIGDPAVRHRGTIGGSIANNDPTADYPAACLALGATIVTNKRKLKAEEFFLGLFTTALEPDEIITKVSFPLAKKAAYVKFRNQASRYALVGVFVARRPSDVRVAVTGAGGNGVFRVTAFEEALQKRFSPKVLEGIPVSAEGLNSDIHGSAEYRAHLIGVLARRAVDAANSGAKASPASEGAAEPEAPAS
- a CDS encoding ABC transporter permease subunit; this encodes MDYFAQQLINGLVLGSIYGLIAIGYTMVYGIVGMINFAHGDIFMIGGFIALISFLILVSMGLTVVPVILLIVLLVSMAITALYGWTVERIAYRPLRHSFRLAPMLSAIGMSFVLTNYSQVSQGARVKPVPPIITGGYTLHEGASGFVVQLSNVQIVVVITTIVLLLLFTWLVSRTRLGRDMRACEQDQTMAALLGVDVDRTISMTFVIGAALAAVAGMMYLLYYGLVDFFMGFVAGIKAFTAAVLGGIGSLPGAMLGGLAIGLIETFWSAYFSVEYKDVAAFSILIVVLIFLPTGLLGRPEVEKV
- the livM gene encoding high-affinity branched-chain amino acid ABC transporter permease LivM; the protein is MSASIPASSKGSEPVGVAFILRKAFLSALVALGLFSLMIGVRTEAGQSGQLEYWTRFGDLASLVGAVFVGSIVVELLRMWLGPRGGLGSFVPQSVHSGLSVAGRYLAPALLIFALLVPVIFYNQRYILDLGILVLTYVMLGWGLNVVVGLAGLLDLGYVAFYAVGAYSYGLLSTTFGLSFWVCLPLAGILAAFWGVLLGFPVLRLRGDYLAIVTLAFGEIIRLVLINWQDVTGGPNGVSGIPRPSLFGIPLTPGPDGLAALLGIPFSPTHRIVFLFYLILALALLTNWVTIRLRRLPIGRAWEALREDEVACRALGINTTTTKLTAFATGAMFGGFAGAFFATRQGFISPESFTFQESALVLAIVVLGGMGSQLGVALSALAMIGGFELFRSLEVYRMLVFGLAMVLVMIWRPRGIVGHRAPTVFLEKSKAISSDLVKEGHG
- the pcaD gene encoding 3-oxoadipate enol-lactonase — translated: MPMIDADGCLLNVTVEGRDGGPTLMLSNSLGSTLQMWEPQMRAFTQVFRVIRYDRRGHGKSTVPPGPYSIARFGRDALAILDDLNIEKVHWCGISMGGMVGQWLAAHAPERIGKIVLANTTCYYPDPSIWDARIKAVQESGLAGIADTVIAGWLTQEFRDRNPDVADRMKAMLLATPVEGYLACCEALSQLDLREDLADIKSPTLVIAGRYDKSTPIAMAEAIRSRILGASMTILDAAHISNVEAAGQFNDAALGFLTQR